CCTAACTCAGTGAGTTTTCACTTCCGTCCCCATGGGTTGCGACATGCAGGTCACTGGGTGAGTTTCTGATGCATACTGCTTCCTAACTATAGCTGGGGTCCTTTTCCTTTGTTCAGGGTGTTTCAACAGTAGGTATTGTCAGAGTTATATTTATAGTCTTTGAATTCACCAAATtctaaacctttaaaaattaataccGTCTCCTAAAGAGTGACAAGAATTCCCCTTTGAAATTGCTCAGGCTCAAGTTTCCTGTGATCTTGGAAGCCTGGAAGATTCTGTAGACTCAGAGACATGCTATAAACAAGGCTAACCTGGGACAGAAGGAACTCACATGTTGTGCCTTAGACTGGTCTTTAGGACCTAGTGTATGACCTTGGATGACATATACCCCACAGGTTCCAGGGCATAAATTCAGTTGTGTCTTCTCACCCCAATTCAGCCAGTGGTGACATGGAGTAGTGACCCAAGATATCCAGCACACTTTTCCAGCCTGTCTACCTGGGGTTAGCAGAAGATAGAAAACACGGAAATTACCTGAAAGGCTGTCAACAATTTCATTGCCCCTGCTGGCCAGGTCCAGGGAAGGTGGAGCAAAGGCCCTGGGACTCTGCCGTAGCCGCACGAAGGTCACTTTGGCAATGGGAGGCAAAGACTTCAGGCGTGGGTAGTAGAATGAGTTTGCTGGGTGACTGGGAGATGAGGATGTTATCTGGATGACAGGAAAAGAGAGCTGGCACAGTGATCTAGGAGTCCCACTTTCAAGTGTGTGTTTGGCTTCCAGAGTCAGTACCCAGCATCAAGCAGGACATTGCCAGCAAACACTCCCAACTTGGGTCTCATCTGAGTGCCTCTCAAGCCCAGCATAGCTGGAGGTGCCCACATGACCTCTCCCCAAGGTTGGGAAGACTAGCATTCCTTCTGTCTCCCAGAGGCAACACTGCACCTCAGCTGGGACACTTGTCCACAGAGCTCCTGGTCACGCACCAGGCAGAACTACTTCTGCCTCCTCACTGGAAAGGAAGTGCTGTGCAAGGCCCCGTATCTTGCCCTTCTCTCCATAATACTGCCAGATCCCAGGGAGAGAAGTATCCCACTCTTAACCAGAAGCCACCAGAAACAGTATTATTTTTTCAGAAGGAGCTGAAGCCTGTGGTACCTAGGGGTCTGCCCGGGGCAGGCCAAAGCCTTTGCCCTGTCCTCACAAATCCTCACAACCAGGCCACCCAACTCAGAGTACAGAGCTGCCTATGCAgtgtgcgtgggggggggggtgactaTGCAGCCTATGCAGTGGGGCAAAGGCTGTGGACTACTTACCTCAGTCACCGTGTCCTGTGGGATGGTTGCAAAGTTAGGGGAGGAGAAGGTGAAGCCGCTGTCTGTCCCTGCGTCATGGGGGTAAAGATCGAGGACCACCTGCTCCTTCCAGCGGCCTCCCTCACACAGATCCAGGCTGTCAATGCCCACAAACCAGTCAGGACTAGGGACAATTCGTACCACGAAGGACACCTGGATGGGACCAGAAGGCTCAGCAGCTGCAGCCTCAGGACACACCCTCTCCTCAGCTAGCAGTGACTTACCAGCGAGTGCCGAGGGTGCACCTCTAGCTCTGCAGAAGTCTGCCCCGTCCCGCTGGGGACAGCGGGGGCTGAGAATACCGCATGCACACTCTGGAGCTTCTCTCCTGCAGCTTCAATCTCTTTCATCAGTGCCCAGGCCTCTCCACGCTCAGCAAAGTCCCTCAGCCCATTGCTGACATACTCGTTCTTCCTCCACATGTTATAGTCGGAGCTGTGAGCTGCCCCTGTGCAAAAGCCTGACTGCATCAGTAGCCAGCTGGGATGGGTAGCTGTGGGGGCTATAGACTTCAATCCCATGTGGCTGCCCCCAGTGGACACCATgcttcccccccccaaaatttCAGCTTCCTTGCTGAATGGCAGGGAGCCACATCCACTCCTAACACAGAGAGACTAGGTTGTTAGGACACACCTGGCTGGATGGCTGGTGTCCCACCAGCCTTCCTGTGACCACTCTGCCCTCCACCAGCCACTAGTATGGTAGGTATTTAGCAAATGTCTTTTGTGTTGGGAGTTTCTTAGTTGAGAACGACCTGTGCTGTATGCTGTGAAGCCAGCAGGTACTGCTTTCTGCCCTGTAACCTCCCAggtggggcagaggaggaaaggtGCCCTTACCCAGCAGGGAGGACCACTGTGCAGGGGGCCGGAACAGAGGATACTGCTTGGGGAATGCCGTCTGGCTCCACTTGCCAGTGAAAGTGATGCTGTATCTAGCCAGAGGCCGGGCTGTGCAGACGGATTCTCCCCCCAGCGGCTGGCCTGTGGCGGAGCCTAGCATGGCCAGGAGGAAGGCCCAAAGAGCTCTGCCCAGGGAAAAACTCACGTTTTCCATCACCTACAGTAGAGGGAAAGAAGTGTTGGCATCTTTAGTCCCAAGAAGGTCCCTGCCCCCCAGGCCCTAGAAGAGAACAGTATGAATTCCCAGATTGGTGAAATGCCTGCAGACAAACTCCTGGGTCCCCAGAATGTGCCTGCAAGAGTTTTCCCAATTCCATCCAGGCAAGAGAAGGGCACCAGGTTATGGGGTACGTGGTTAGTTTCACTGCCTGTCTACAAGAACCTCAGTGTAACTTGCAGGCACAGAAAGAGCCTCAACATCTTACAGCCATCTCTGCCGAGTGCAGCACGCAGGAGCCACACACCTCCTGATGCTCCAGGCTGTGTCTCCACCACTGTGAAGTGTGCCTGGTGCATACTCTTCATGCACTAGCTATGCACGTGACTGGGTCAGCAAAGCTCAGGTCATGCCCAGCCCCCAGTGTAGTGTCTAGAGTGTTACAGAATTCTGGTCCAGGAGCCCCAGGCCCTCTTTGGATGTGTACACCTCACTCACCTGGCCggagcagcagaggcaggttgCTGGGCTGTCAGCTGTAGGCCTGGTCCCAGAGCCCCGAGATCCTATTTATGCCCAAGGTTAGTATCTCTGGCCAATAGAGAGGTCTAGCTCTTCCTGTCTTCTGCTCAGTGCTGGGTCCCAGAAAGTGGCAGAGGGGACTTGAGACAAGGAAGCAAGAGGCTTTTCTGTTTGAGCAGGAGCTGTTCTTCTCAACCCTCCCAGAGTTCTGAATGCAATGACCTGCTCCAGGCTGAGCTCACTCTCCGCCCCCTCGGGCTAGCTGCTGCCCTGCCGCacccctttctttgtctttccctctttcttccctctctctccgccctcctccctcctcctctgggtGGTTGTTGCAAGGAGCTCTGTGTTCAAGGATGGGAGTCTGGGGCCAGCGACCACACTGGTGCCTGTCTGAACTTTGCCACAGATGTAACCAGAATGTGGCCCACATTTTCCATTTGACAAGTATGTATGTATTGCAGGAGGTGCTGGGGCGCCCCAGGTCACCAGCTCAACTGTAGTAGGCTTTGGGGCTCTGGGTTTCAGCCAGTCAGTCACCTCTTTCTCATCAGGGCCTGGGCTACACAACAGTAAAGGCCCATACTGACAGCCAAAGTGTTTCTGAACAGCTCAGGTTGTCAAGGCCCCTCATCGGTgtgcttcctcctctcctccagccacTGTCCCTCCTTTGGATTGGGTACTAGATTCTGGACTTTACTGCCGCTCAGGGTCAGGAAAATACTTTCAAAGCTACTGTGGAGCCTAGGAACTAAGGAGAAAGGGGAGTGGAGACATCTTACTCAGCCTCTGCCGGGTCCCCCACACACCAAAATATCCAGAGAGCTGATCCAAAACACATTCTGGGTTTGGAACAAGTTAATGTTTCACTGTcagacagacagtgagagagaataaatagaatcAAACGAGGCTAGAATGCAAACAAAGCAAATGACTTCACCctcatttcaaataaataacaCAGCCACAGAGTGAACACAGCATCTAGGCTCCAGGCCTAGAGGCCAAAGACAAACTGCTCTAGCACTTCTGAAGCTGTCGGAGTGTTGGCACTGGCTTCCAGGCTCTAAGGTCACCAAATCACCTGAGGCCTTTGTCTGTGGGTTCTAGCTCTCCATGCTTATCAAGTCACAGCAAGTACAAAGAAAACATAACTCACTTAAAATAGCAAAGCTATTCTGTGTTAACGGAAATTGCACAATGTCTTAAGCTGAGTAGATAGATATATTTCACAAATTGATTAGAACT
The Cricetulus griseus strain 17A/GY chromosome 1 unlocalized genomic scaffold, alternate assembly CriGri-PICRH-1.0 chr1_1, whole genome shotgun sequence genome window above contains:
- the Spon2 gene encoding spondin-2 produces the protein MENVSFSLGRALWAFLLAMLGSATGQPLGGESVCTARPLARYSITFTGKWSQTAFPKQYPLFRPPAQWSSLLGAAHSSDYNMWRKNEYVSNGLRDFAERGEAWALMKEIEAAGEKLQSVHAVFSAPAVPSGTGQTSAELEVHPRHSLVSFVVRIVPSPDWFVGIDSLDLCEGGRWKEQVVLDLYPHDAGTDSGFTFSSPNFATIPQDTVTEITSSSPSHPANSFYYPRLKSLPPIAKVTFVRLRQSPRAFAPPSLDLASRGNEIVDSLSVPETPLDCEVSLWSSWGLCGGPCGKLGAKSRTRYVRVQPANNGTPCPELEEKAECAPDNCV